The Siniperca chuatsi isolate FFG_IHB_CAS linkage group LG2, ASM2008510v1, whole genome shotgun sequence genome window below encodes:
- the wnk2 gene encoding serine/threonine-protein kinase WNK2 isoform X4: MDSADDSRKDPPLGSTFSSAPNLDSDINANARRPIYENGTDHNVNIQNGATRGASDPSAYPSTDYQGLIRQRFIRRSLWVSDSEEQPVDTPECVNSSPVLNIDLRTIVDRSRTRVLQGTRLGLQETSSAESQVGLKDTATESASADEEKGDRSETEPKAEVVPSDVTGKAGSDENEEEPGMKAVSTSPGGRFLKFDIELGRGSFKTVYKGLDTDTWVEVAWCELQERKLSKAERQRFKEEAEMLKALQHPNIVRFYDFWESPVKGKKCIVLVTELMTSGTLKTYLKRFKVMKPKVLRSWCRQILKGLHFLHTRTPPIIHRDLKCDNIFITGPTGSVKIGDLGLATLKRASFAKSVIGTPEFMAPEMYEEHYDEAVDVYAFGMCMLEMATSEYPYSECQNAAQIYRKVTSGVKPASYGKVSDPEIKEIIGECICHRWEERYSIKDLLNHAFFAEDTGVRVELNEEDDGKKSSIALKLWVEDTKKLKGKYKDTGAIEFTFDLVSEVPEVVAQEMVESGFFLDCDVKVVGKSIRDRVALIKWRRERTVSPGNGEAAVKKTQNLLQVPGTGVPHAATLATTDYEEQEVEQQTLICTVPATTSTTADSGVSSTMQLDDLNNQQNGLYQSLPEPISTAQMIYSPPAQADPQLHQGPYQQPTAQASHENYTQASTQLQQGAYQQTTGQLHPGAYQQPAAQLHQGPYQSQTTVSAPATPAPIVHQSRQTAQSFPAAAPTPQPQLTAQPSQEQCHLQPAAVPPQLLSADQPTSHLSPPDISTSFPQSVSSAPPPLLPPQVSTQFPSPYPVVQTGGLKPPPFPPGPLPCAYSSSGPPMFSSHYSPSAHHPSLPLIPHAALPSIPTLGTPQTPLSTPQYVPHVALPIPLFAMAMSPAVPHQQGGPPTSQTNLGSFHTTHPLPLSQVQPTPYPAPHPEQELAEQPVQVQRIAPQGNLGDVHLLASVHPELPAVQAPLWGSGVDAETTAAGLDLTIAPTVPAPVSVSVSVTAQVETQAPAQNQPPVPLSAMPQTQASTLVKAPTSVPIQVPSAVQAPASAPVQTPVSASGPTFESPKSSDTSFPIAKPKLSVPGLASAPVPGMLPAPVQSAAPGHAPAPVATSVPAPVLQPAGIQTAVSVSECTSQATTQQNLELTSASSTLQEEPCVEDGLQEKPVSLPSYAYDSLNSDVASGKETSDGYDSLASGGKGDGKPRKHHRKSARTRSRQEKTSKPKLSMLNVCNTGDKMVECQLETHNHKMVTFKFDLDGDAPEEIATYMVENGFILLLEKEIFIDQLKDIVDKAEDMLNEDMEGERASTLSCSPQQGQISEGLVGESQQPGAPQAVYQQNVLHTGKRWFIICPVEETPTSSQETPSDCTTTQSPGSSATIQPTDSGTARPSASREEGSSSTMSGGSGGFTYDVYGFCSPPIMSNTDPLLLATLSPPVSAPPTLQSVSSMEPASSSVQPSVHQAQPARAQTLPPSSPHTSFPVDESQGSPLGSISPIHAAQQMPDMTCAVSMADEVPCCPLVMPLSLDVSGLQSGSPLTPLPLQEPGLAKEPLSVSYTSAARNERPQQPVVLHQPFSSVGGTKVPSLPQSPAPSQHGAGPGESDGEGRLGRGGFVDSTIKTLDEKLRNLLYQEYAPMYPSGSAAETPGSGTEYIQSPPGPDSATGGSGNSTPGPMGEGRYRAGEQLPQIPERMDSLSTLSDSAVCASLSRRHVPHSASCSGTRGRFKIISVPPEVANRRDVKQRSWSSAASPAHPVGYSGDHVQAEAMTASTTIGRFSVVSTEDDITQRTRCSRYSAPPDFYLDTPPSMAKRGSLPRTLTSPSVPVDVTVHARFLSSDSGAESSPAKLAPATPSQHTRSERRGSDLMKRAVAFLRRSGRSSSVQSSDSPSRHGGVHGSAYASSDNDSEMEDSDMKKELQRLREKHLREISELQANQRGEVELLYLRLGKAPPPGLGLSHVAPHAGRRKRSGKHRLKPGKLLSPLVQQFRNVTSKSSDSSRSSAATGTGEPTVSLNGSPAKGSFPTHGRARSCTSHLPSSTSEPVQTQQPCSLKGSLSSDNIYAGLHGDGTGIQAPPGQGWANYPQTSERVTYKSSSKPRARFLSGPVSLSIWSTLKRLCLGKERGSRSGAGSGAFNQSQQPSTGATPPSHQPVMGLAQAQANNSNNKTGTYNGTSMSANENTLPEDLQWLMDDWAQEVLIVTHRPHTNSLSISGQQLWDQVVPRTHGQLASASDVSSWTTPGPEVCSLPLSWPDSPGTTMTTSPSTGPRPSYQLHSPAPFRALSSPLSFSQWPGFLFPLPSGVFAFPALPSAQDAPGPIAAPSYQPPDPKARTL, from the exons ATGGATTCGGCGGACGATTCAAGAAAAGATCCGCCACTGGGATCCACATTTTCCTCGGCACCCAATTTAGACTCGGACATTAATGCAAATGCCCGTAGGCCTATTTATGAGAATGGGACAGACCACAATGTCAACATCCAAAACGGAGCCACGCGAGGAGCGAGTGACCCTAGCGCGTACCCGTCCACAGACTACCAGGGGCTGATCCGCCAGAGGTTCATCCGGCGGAGCTTGTGGGTGTCAGACTCCGAGGAGCAGCCAGTGGACACGCCGGAGTGTGTCAACAGCAGCCCGGTGCTCAACATTGACCTGCGGACCATCGTTGATCGGAGTCGGACTCGGGTTCTGCAGGGAACCCGGCTGGGCCTCCAGGAGACTTCAAGCGCGGAGAGCCAGGTGGGGCTGAAGGACACCGCCACAGAGAGCGCGAGCGCCGATGAGGAGAAGGGAGACAGGAGCGAGACCGAGCCGAAGGCAGAGGTTGTGCCCTCGGATGTCACAGGTAAAGCAGGAAGTGACGAGAACGAAGAGGAGCCCGGGATGAAGGCTGTGTCCACTTCACCTGGGGGGCGCTTCCTCAAGTTTGACATTGAGCTGGGGAGAGGTTCCTTCAAGACCGTCTATAAAGGTCTTGACACCGACACCTGGGTCGAAGTGGCATGGTGTGAACTCCAG GAGCGGAAACTGTCcaaagcagagagacagaggttcaaagaggaggcagagatgTTGAAGGCTCTCCAGCACCCCAACATTGTGCGATTTTATGACTTCTGGGAATCACCGGTTAAAGGGAAGAAGTGTATCGTTCTGGTGACAGAGCTAATGACCTCAGGGACACTAAAAAC GTATCTGAAGCGTTTTAAGGTGATGAAGCCTAAAGTTCTTAGGAGCTGGTGCAGACAGATTCTTAAAGGCCTCCACTTCCTTCACACAAGGACTCCTCCAATCATCCACAGAGATCTCAAGTGTGACAACATCTTCATCACTGGTCCTACGGGCTCTGTCAAAATAGGAGACCTGGGCCTGGCAACACTGAAGAGGGCCTCCTTTGCTAAAAGTGTTATTG GCACTCCTGAGTTCATGGCCCCAGAGATGTATGAGGAGCACTATGATGAGGCTGTGGATGTTTACGCCTTTGGGATGTGTATGTTGGAGATGGCCACCTCAGAATACCCCTACTCTGAGTGTCAAAATGCTGCTCAGATCTACCGCAAAGTCACCAGT GGGGTGAAACCTGCAAGCTACGGTAAAGTCAGTGACCCAGAAATTAAGGAAATAATCGGGGAATGTATCTGTCACAGATGGGAAGAAAG GTACTCCATCAAGGACCTCCTGAACCATGCATTCTTTGCGGAGGATACAGGCGTGAGGGTGGAGCTCAATGAAGAGGATGATGGGAAGAAATCATCCATTGCTCTGAAGCTGTGGGTTGAAGATACTAAAAAGCTGAAGGGGAAGTACAAGGATACTGGTGCCATTGAGTTTACCTTTGACTTGGTGAGCGAGGTCCCAGAGGTCGTTGCCCAAGAAATg GTGGAATCAGGTTTTTTCCTGGACTGTGATGTGAAGGTAGTTGGGAAGTCCATCCGAGACCGTGTGGCTCTCATCAAATGGAGGAGGGAGCGGACTGTCTCGCCAGGAAATGGCGAGGCAGCAGTGAAGAAGACGCAGAACCTACTGCAGGTGCCAGGTACTGGTGTACCACATGCAGCCACATTAGCTACGACAGATTATGAGGAACAAGAGGTGGAACAGCAGACCCTGATCTGCACCGTGCCAGCCACCACGTCTACCACAG CTGACAGTGGAGTGAGCTCTACCATGCAATTAGATGATCTAAACAATCAGCAAAATGGCCTCTACCAGTCGCTTCCAGAGCCCATTTCCACAGCTCAGATGATCTACAGTCCTCCTGCACAGGCTGACCCTCAACTGCACCAGGGGCCCTACCAGCAACCCACAGCACAGGCCTCACATGAAAATTACACACAAGCATCCACTCAATTACAACAGGGAGCCTATCAGCAAACCACAGGTCAGCTGCATCCTGGGGCCTATCAACAACCTGCAGCACAACTGCACCAGGGGCCTTATCAGTCTCAAACA ACCGTTTCTGCTCCAGCTACGCCGGCCCCTATTGTGCACCAGAGtagacagacagcacagagctTCCCAGCTGCAGCTCCGACTCCACAGCCGCAGCTTACTGCCCAACCCAGCCAGGAGCAG TGCCATCTCCAACCAGCTGCTGTCCCGCCCCAG CTGTTATCTGCTGACCAGCCTACATCTCACCTGAGTCCTCCTGACATATCTACCAGTTTTCCACAGTCAGTCTCCAGTGCTCCTCCCCCACTCCTGCCCCCACAGGTCAGCACACAG TTTCCCTCACCATATCCTGTTGTTCAAACAGGGGGCCTCAAGCCCCCTCCCTTCCCCCCAGGTCCTCTGCCATGTGCCTACAGCAGCAGTGGCCCTCCTATGTTTAGCTCCCACTACTCACCTTCAGCCCAccatccctcccttcctctgaTCCCTCATGCTGCCTTGCCCTCTATACCTACTCTCGGCACCCCTCAGACCCCTCTGTCCACACCTCAGTACGTGCCCCATGTAGCACTCCCTATTCCACTTTTTGCCATGGCCATGTCCCCTGCAGTGCCCCACCAACAGGGTGGCCCTCCCACATCTCAGACAAACCTTGGTAGCTTCCATACCACCCATCCCTTACCTCTCTCCCAGGTACAACCCACCCCATACCCTGCCCCCCACCCTGAGCAGGAACTGGCTGAGCAGCCTGTCCAG GTACAGAGGATTGCACCACAGGGGAATTTGGGAGATGTTCACCTTTTGGCTTCGGTCCACCCTGAATTGCCTGCTGTTCAGGCTCCTCTCTGGGGAAGCGGTGTCGATGCAGAAACTACTGCAGCTGGTCTAGACTTAACTATAGCCCCTACAGTTCCAGCTCCAGTCTCAGTCTCAGTCTCAGTTACAGCCCAAGTTGAAACTCAAGCCCCAGCACAAAACCAACCACCAGTCCCATTATCAGCCATGCCTCAAACTCAAGCTTCAACCCTTGTTAAAGCTCCAACTTCCGTCCCAATACAAGTTCCATCAGCAGTGCAAGCTCCAGCCTCAGCCCCAGTTCAAACACCAGTCTCTGCATCTGGTCCCACTTTTGAATCACCAAAAAGTTCAGACACATCTTTTCCAATTGCTAAACCCAAACTCTCAGTCCCAGGTTTAGCTTCGGCCCCAGTCCCTGGCATGCTGCCAGCCCCAGTTCAATCTGCAGCCCCTGGTCATGCTCCAGCTCCTGTCGCAACTTCAGTTCCAGCTCCAGTTCTGCAGCCTGCTGGCATCCAGACAGCAGTCTCAGTGTCTGAGTGTACCAGCCAGGCCACAACTCAGCAAAACCTCGAGTTGACATCTGCATCTAGCACCCTTCAAGAAGAGCCCTGTGTAGAG gATGGGCTTCAGGAAAAGCCTGTGTCTTTACCCAGTTATGCCTATGACAG TCTCAACTCTGATGTGGCATCTGGTAAGGAAACAAGTGATGGCTATGACAGCTTGGCTAGTGGAGGGAAAGGGGACGGAAAACCCAGGAAACACCACCGCAAGTCTGCCCGCACACGTTCCCGGCAAGAAAAGACCAGCAAACCCAAACTGAGCATGCTCAAT GTTTGCAACACTGGTGATAAAATGGTTGAATGCCAGCTGGAGACTCACAACCACAAAATGGTGACATTTAAATTTGATCTGGATGGAGATGCTCCAGAGGAAATTGCCACTTACATG GTAGAGAATGGCTTTATCCTGCTATTAGAGAAGGAGATCTTCATTGACCAGCTAAAGGATATTGTGGACAAAGCTGAAGACATGCTGAATGAAGACATGGAGGGTGAAAGGGCCTCAACTTTGagttgtagtcctcaacaaggCCAGATTTCTGAAGGGCTGGTAGGAGAG AGTCAGCAGCCTGGAGCACCTCAGGCTGTCTATCAGCAGAATG TTCTTCACACAGGAAAGAGATGGTTCATAATCTGCCCTGTCGAGGAGACGCCCACATCCAGCCAGGAGACCCCATCTGATTGTACAACTACGCAGTCTCCTGGGAGCTCAGCCACTATCCAGCCTACTGACAGTGGCACTGCAAGGCCGTCTGCATCCAGAG AAGAGGGATCGTCCTCCACAATGTCTGGTGGAAGTGGAGGCTTCACCTATGATGTGTATGGATTCTGTAGCCCTCCCATAATGTCCAACACAGACCCTCTCCTCTTAGCTACTCTGTCTCCCCCTGTGTCTGCTCCCCCGACCCTTCAGTCAGTGTCATCAATGGAGCCTGCGAGCAGCTCGGTGCAACCCAGTGTTCATCAGGCCCAGCCAGCCAGAGCTCAAACTTTGCCCCCGTCATCCCCACATACATCTTTCCCAGTTGATGAGTCACAGGGATCCCCTTTGGGCTCCATCTCCCCAATCCATGCAGCTCAGCAGATGCCCGACATGACATGTGCTGTTTCTATGGCTGACGAGGTGCCCTGCTGCCCTCTGGTCATGCCCCTGTCTCTGGATGTGAGCGGTTTGCAGAGTGGGTCCCCTCTCACTCCTCTTCCACTCCAGGAGCCGGGTTTAGCCAAAGAGCCGCTGTCTGTCTCCTACACCTCTGCAGCGCGGAACGAGCGGCCACAGCAGCCTGTGGTGCTCCACCAGCCTTTTTCCAGCGTGGGAGGGACCAAAGTGCCCTCACTACCCCAGAGCCCAGCGCCATCCCAGCATGGTGCAGGGCCTGGTGAGTCAGATGGCGAAGGACGACTGGGGCGCGGGGGCTTTGTGGACAGCACCATAAAAACACTGGATGAGAAACTTAGGAACTTGCTCTACCAAGAATATGCTCCCATGTATCCATCAGGCAGTGCTGCAGAGACACCAGGCTCCGGCACCGAGTACATCCAGTCTCCTCCTGGTCCAGACAGCGCCACAGGAGGGTCAGGAAACAGCACGCCAGGGCCGATGGGCGAGGGACGCTACAGGGCAGGAGAACAGCTG CCTCAAATTCCAGAGAGAATGGATAGTTTGAGCACACTGAGTGACTCAGCCGTGTGTG CTTCCCTGTCAAGAAGACACGTCCCTCACTCTGCTTCCTGCTCTGGAACAAGAGGCCGATTTAAG ATAATCTCTGTTCCTCCTGAAGTGGCCAACAGACGCGATGTGAAGCAAAGGAGCTGGAGCAGCGCTGCCTCACCGGCACACCCTGTAGGATACAGTGGGGACCACGTTCAGGCTGAGGCCATGACTGCCTCCACCACAATTGGTCGTTTCTCTGTGGTTAGCACTGAAGATGACATTACACAGAGGACACGTTGCAGCCGCTATTCTGCCCCGCCTGATTTCTACCTGGACACACCTCCTTCCATGGCCAAGCGGGGCTCCCTGCCTCGCACCCTGACCTCACCCTCTGTCCCTGTGGATGTCACGGTCCATGCTCGTTTCCTCTCCTCGGACTCGGGGGCTGAGAGCAGCCCTGCAAAGCTGGCTCCTGCCACCCCGTCTCAACATACTCGCTCCGAGCGCCGTGGAAGTGACCTCATGAAGAGGGCAGTGGCCTTCCTCCGTCGTTCAGGGCGCAGCAGCAGTGTGCAGAGCTCTGACTCACCAAGTAGGCATGGAGGCGTGCATGGCTCGGCCTATGCCAGCAGTGATAATGACTCAGAGATGGAGGACTCGGACATGAAGAAGGAATTACAGAGACTCAGGGAGAA ACATCTGAGGGAGATCTCTGAGCTGCAGGCAAATCAGCGGGGAGAAGTGGAGCTGCTGTATCTCCGGCTTGGCAAAGCCCCTCCTCCTGGCCTGGGTCTCTCACATGTTGCACCACATGCCGGCCGTAGAAAGAGGTCCGGCAAGCACAGACTGAAGCCTGGCAAACTTCTAAGCCCTCTGGTTCAACAATTTAGAAATGTCACAAGCAAATCTAGTGACTCCAGCAGATCCA GTGCTGCTACAGGTACAGGTGAGCCCACAGTGAGTTTAAATGGCTCTCCAGCCAAAGGGTCTTTCCCCACTCATGGCAGGGCACGCTCATGCACCAGCCACCTTCCCAGCTCAACCTCAGAGCCCGTGCAGACTCAGCAGCCCTGTTCCCTCAAGGGCTCTTTGTCTTCTGATAATATTTATGCTGGACTACATGGAGACGGCACCGGCATACAAGCTCCACCCGGACAAG GCTGGGCTAATTACCCTCAAACATCTGAGAGAGTGACCTATAAATCGAGTAGCAAGCCACGAGCTAGATTTCTCAGTGGGCCTGTGTCTTTGTCTATCT GGTCAACACTGAAGCGACTGTGTCTCGGCAAAGAGCGTGGCAGCA GGTCTGGAGCCGGATCAGGGGCTTTCAATCAATCCCAGCAGCCGTCTACCGGTGCTACACCTCCTTCTCATCAGCCAGTGATGGGACTGGCCCAAGCTCAGGCcaataacagcaacaacaagacAGGCACATACAATGGCACTTCCATGAGTGCCAATGAAAACACCCTGCCTGAAGACTTGCAATGGCTGATGGACGACTGGGCCCAGGAGGTTCTTATTGTGACGCACAGGCCACACACTAACTCTCTGAGCATCAGCGGGCAGCAGCTTTGGGATCAGGTTGTGCCTCGAACACATGGACAACTGGCCAGTGCTTCAGAT GTATCATCATGGACAACCCCAGGTCCAGAGGTTTGCAGTCTTCCTCTGTCATGGCCGGACAGCCCTGGGACAACAATGACGACCAGCCCCTCCACAGGGCCCCGTCCCAGTTATCAGCTACACTCTCCTGCTCCATTCAGGGCCTTGTCCTCACCTCTCTCTTTTAGTCAGTGGCCTGGGTTTCTCTTCCCCCTTCCTTCAGGAGTCTTTGCCTTTCCTGCTTTGCCCTCAGCCCAGGATGCCCCCGGCCCCATTGCAGCTCCATCATATCAGCCGCCAGACCCCAAAGCCAGGACTCTCTAA